The genomic interval GCCTATTTCATTTTTCTCTTCGACGGTGAGAGTGGCGATCTGCTGGCGCTTGTTGCCGGGCGCAGCTTGAACGTCTGGCGCACTGGGGCGCCGGCCGGAGTGGCGTGTAAATATCTAGCACCGAAAAATGCCGATGCTTTGGGTCTCATTGGCAGTGGTCGCCAAGCGCTGGGCCAAGCCCTTGCAATCCGCCGCGGCGTGCCTGGGCTCAAGAAAATAAAAGTGTTCAGCACGACAAAGGACCATCGCGGTGCTTTTGCTAAGAGAATGAGCCAGTGGCTTGGTGTTGATGTCGAAGCCGTTGAGAGTCCGCGCGCCGCGGTGGAGAACATGCCAATGGTCAGTTTGGCCACGAGCTCACGCTCGACGGTGATCGAGCCCCAGTGGATTGTTCCAGGCGCATTGGTGATTTCGATCACCAGCGGTCAACTGCCGCGCCAAACCGTGCTGGGTTCGCGCGTCATCGTCTCATGGCTGGAAGAGGTGCTCGGTGGCGAAGCGCCGCGCCAGCCCTATATGGCGATGATCGCAGACGGCAGTTGGTCGGCGGAGAAGATTGTCGGTGAGTTGGGCGATGTGATTGTAGGAAAGGTTCCTGCGCGCGCGACAGAAGGGGAGACGGTGCTTTTTGAATCGGCGGGTATGTCCGTGTGGGATACGGTCACAACCGCGTGGGCCTACCGCTGGGCGGCGGCCAACCGCATAGGGAGGGATTTTTCACTCGATTGAAGCACAAGTTCTGAGGGAGAAGAACTACAATGTTACAGCGCACCATGGAGTTGGCAAAAATTGTTCTACCCAATACGAGAGAGCAGGAGTACGAAGACCGGCGACGCAAACGGCAGATGGAAGTCAGCTTGATCATCGAGAACCTCCAGCGATTTTTACAAGCCTCGCCGAGCGCGAAAAACCGCAAGCTCAATATCTTGGAATTTGGCAGCGGCGACGGTTTCCAGATCCCTTACTTGAAAAAAATCGGCAACGTCATTGGCTCGGATATCTATACCAGCGACGGCGTAAAAAAATTGCCCGGTGCACAGTTCGTTGAGTGTAGCATCGCTGAGACACCGTTCGCGGCCGAACAGTTTGACATTATCTTTTCCAATCACGTCATCCCGGACCTGGACGATGCCTTGGCTGCGTTCCGCGAAATTAGACGGATCGGCAAGCCCAACTGTTTGTACGCTTTTTCGGTGCCGACCGCGCTTTGGCTGCTGCTCTCGCTGCCGGCGCAGTATTACAACAAGGCCCGAGGCATGGGACGCAGCTTCGCGACCGATTCGAAAATCATGAAACTGGTCCGGTTAGCGCTGCCCGAGGGGCGGGGCTGCCACGCGAGCTTCATCGCGAGCTACCGCAGTTTTACAATCAAAGGCTGGCGCCGTTTGTTTCACGAGAACGGCTTTCGGGTGGTCGAAGAAAAGCCGCTGCTGCTCTACGGCCCGTCCGAATGGCCTGTTGTGCCAACGTCACAGAGCACAACGAGGGTCTGTTCCAGCATGTTATTTCTACTGAACAAGAGTGGGCAGTAACTAGTAGACCGGCACGGATGGGCGGCCAGCGTGCGCTACGATACCTTATTCATCTATTCAGGCCTGAACATCCCGCTGAAAATTTCAAGCGAAAAACGTAATACTCCAGCTCTGCTCGTAGATTATTTCAATTTTTCTTACTGACTGATTTTTTCGGCATTCGTATTTGCGTTTTAAGCGACGATCTC from Deltaproteobacteria bacterium carries:
- a CDS encoding ornithine cyclodeaminase family protein, which encodes MPLILSESDLAPLLDDAGAMDQLLPLIEASMADYNSGKVSGQVRLETSLLDSKKKYRITTSAVPGAGQGMRVSGLFRGAKNAYFIFLFDGESGDLLALVAGRSLNVWRTGAPAGVACKYLAPKNADALGLIGSGRQALGQALAIRRGVPGLKKIKVFSTTKDHRGAFAKRMSQWLGVDVEAVESPRAAVENMPMVSLATSSRSTVIEPQWIVPGALVISITSGQLPRQTVLGSRVIVSWLEEVLGGEAPRQPYMAMIADGSWSAEKIVGELGDVIVGKVPARATEGETVLFESAGMSVWDTVTTAWAYRWAAANRIGRDFSLD
- a CDS encoding class I SAM-dependent methyltransferase codes for the protein MLQRTMELAKIVLPNTREQEYEDRRRKRQMEVSLIIENLQRFLQASPSAKNRKLNILEFGSGDGFQIPYLKKIGNVIGSDIYTSDGVKKLPGAQFVECSIAETPFAAEQFDIIFSNHVIPDLDDALAAFREIRRIGKPNCLYAFSVPTALWLLLSLPAQYYNKARGMGRSFATDSKIMKLVRLALPEGRGCHASFIASYRSFTIKGWRRLFHENGFRVVEEKPLLLYGPSEWPVVPTSQSTTRVCSSMLFLLNKSGQ